GCCATCGTGGTGGCATTCGCATTCAGTTGGAGCGCAGCTATCGGGATTGGTTTCGCTGACGGCGAGGGTGTGTTCGTCTACGTGGTCACCGTGGGCGTGGTGGAGGTGGCCATCGTGCAGATAATCAACATGGTCTTCGTGTTGAACGCGTACGTGGCCGCAATTTTCGGTATGAACGTGGGTGTGATCGTTGTGAACAGTACAGGACATAGGAAATTCCTTTCTCTTTCGGGGTCGGTATTGAACGAGCGGAAGTCAATCACCCGTGCTGGATGTGCTCCACTCCTTGTTTAAAAAGACTGCGAATGTGGTCATCAACCAGAACATAGAATGCATGCCGGCCATCTTTGCGAACCGTCACCAGTCGGAGCGTTCTGAGTAACCGCAACTGATGTGACACAGCGGATTGGGTCATTCCAAGCAACAGGCAAATTTCACCCACGCACATTTCCTTTTCAGCCAACAAACTGATGATTCGCACGCGGGTGGGGTCAGCCAGAGCTTTAAAGAGTTCGGCGACCTGGAAGGCCGTGGTGCCATCCAGCAAGTAAACGGTTGAGTCTTTTACCAGAGCGTCTCCGGCGTGTTCAGTCAGGCAGGAAGTGGAATGTTCGGGCATATGAACCTTTCAACATATGAGCAAGTGTTCATATATTAAGCAAGGATTTGGTTCTGTCAACCTTTATTTTTTTGGTGCTTCCCTGATACACAATGGTTATTCCTGCTTCTACCGAATTTTGTGTTGGAGACACATCAGAGAGTCAGGGAGTCAGTACCACCCGCGTCAGTGGGTGAGTCTGGTTGCTTTCAACTCCCACCCGCTCACGCAGGTGGTACTGACAAGTCTTTCAACGGCTTGACACCAGTTGAATGGCCCGATTGTTTGTTTGAAGACAAGCTAAAGCTTGAACTCTGGGCTCATTTTGCGTAAGGTTTGCCCATTACATAAGCAGTTGTGCATATTTCAGCCGATTGGACAAGGCCCATGTCGTTTCAGTCAGTCCACAAAATGCTGGCTTTCGCGTTCCTGCTCTGCGTCGGGTTTGACCTGATGATTGCGGATGTTTTATTTCCACATTGTGTGGGACATATCGAAGTGTGCGCTGACCAACATTCCACTCCGGCCCATCAGTCGCTGGATGAACCCGCTGCCTCCGCAACTAACCAGCCTGAGATGTATTCGGGAAACTATGTTGGGGATGACGATGCTGGCTGTGACCATTGTTGTTTTGGCTGTTGTTCACACATTACATCCACCACGGTCTTTACCTTTGCCCGACCTGATATACCTCCGCTGGTTTTTGCTGCGGAGAGGGTTGTGCTGGGGTCTTCCCGGCTGCAGCGGTTGTTTCGCCCTCCAAAATCACTCTGATTCAACAGACTCTTTGACCCATACAATTGTGTTTTGTTCCCCAATTCATCGGTTCCATCAAGCAATAATACCAGGGTGTCGTCGGTAGCCAGTCGTCAGTAGCTCACTTCGGTTCAGTTGATTGAACTACTTGCCTGTCTTCGGATACGAGCCTTTCATTCCCAAAATGGTATTACTTTGAAGCGTGGAATTGTGTGAAGTTTGGGTTCCAGACCCACATTTCAGGAGAAGGTCCCATGAACGTTGAACCAGAAATTGAAGATGGCCTCCGTCCGTTTAAGACGCCGGTTTTTTTGCGACCAGCTCTCTTTATTCCCCTTTGTTTTGTATTGGTTGCCGGAATTGTCGGGTTTATCTGGCTCCGGAGCGGCAACAAAAGTGCAACTCATACCGATGACCATGCCGAATCAGAGCATCACGAAGCGGAAGTCATACTGTCACCTGAGGCGCTCCAGGCTGCCGGAATCACAATTGAGACTGTGGATTCAAAATCAACTGCCGGGTTGATTCAGGTCACCGGATCGGTTGAGCCCAACCAACTGCAAACCCAGCAAGTTTCATCCCTTGTTTCCGGACGTCTGGATGAAGTTCTGGTGATACTCGGCAGTCGGGTCAAAACCGGCGATGTGCTCGCCAGGCTTTCGAGCCCATTGATTGCCGAAATGCACGGTAAATTGCACGAGGCTGAAACCCGGCTGGCCATTGCTCAGCGAACCTACGAACGTGTCCAACAAGTGGAAAATCGAGTTGGCGTGCTCCAGGCACGGGCCCGGCTCGATGAAGCGTCAATCAACCTGGATCGAACCCGCAAACTGGCTGATTCTGGAATTGTCGCTGGTCGAGATTTGACGGCGGCTGAAGCGGCTTACAAAACCGCAAAAGCCGAGTTCGATTTTCAAAGCAACATCAATCTCAATCGCGAAGTCCAGGAAGCCAAAGCAGCGGTTGAAACGGCTGAAGTGGATGTCGCCCATATGCGCGACAGCCTTAAAGCCCTTGGCGCGCCAGTGGTTGGCGAACATGGTGACCACCACGAAGATACCGCGCAGGTTACGATTCATTCTCCGCTGTCGGGCATCGTCACCGAACGGCTGGTCAACGCCGGGGTTGGCGTTGATCCGGGAAAGCCGATGTTTACGATTTCGAATCTGGCTTCTGTCTGGGTCATGGCCAGTGTGCCAGTGTCACAAATTGGAAAACTCAAACCCAACGACCCGGCGACGATTCGGACTCCCAATCCTGAAGATCAGCCGCTGACAGGTGCCATCAACTATCTTGATCCGCTCATCAATGAAAATACCCGCACGGCGTGGGTTCGAATCGAGGTCAACAACCCGAAAGAGACGTTACGGGTCGGAATGTTTGTCACCATTGAATTTAGAGTCAAACCTGACGCCAGTGCTTCCCCGCACAATGAAGTTGTCATACCAGCACAAGCGGTCCAACAGGTCGGTAACCAGGCAATAGTGTTTCTCCCGAAAGCCGATGAAGCTGGCGCCTTTGAAGTGCGTGAAGTCGAAATCAGCGAAGAATCAAACGGGTTGGTTCGCCTTCGAACTGGACTCCAGCACGGCGAAAAAATTGTCACCCAGGGCAGTTTCACGCTGAAAACCCAGTTGCTCAAAGGTGAAATGGGTGAGCACGATCACTGAGGGTTCAGGGTTCAGGGTTCAGGGTTTAAGGCTTCTGAAAGGATGAAGCATGAAAAAAGTATCATATTACCTTGTCAGGGTTTTCGCTGCGTAGCAGTGGTTGAGTTGAGGCAGGTCGTTTACGGCCTGTTGCAAAATAAAAAAGCCCAAAAATTCCAAACCCCGAATCCCGAACCCTGAACCCTGAACCCCGAACCCCGAACCCTAAGAATTATGATCAACACCATTATTCGATTTTCAGTCACTCACCGCCTGCTGATTTGGTTGGTGGTGCTTCTGCTGGTCGGCGGCGGATGGTACAGCTTTCGTCGGTTGCCGATTGATGCCGTGCCGGATGTAACCAACGTCCAGGTTCAAATTTTGACGGCGGCGCCGGCCCTGTCGCCACTCGAAGTCGAACGGCAAATTACATTCCCGGTTGAAATTACCATGACCGGTTTGCCGGATGTCGAAGAAATTCGCTCGGTCTCAAAATTTGGGTTGTCGGCGGTGACGGTCGTCTTTCACGACGGTGTCAATATTTACTTTGCCCGCCAACTGGTTTCAGAACGGCTGGCCCAGGCTCGCGAACAGATTCCACCAAACCTCGGTTCGCCGGAACTGGGCCCCATCACCACCGGCCTTGGCGAAGTGTATCAATATGAATTAAAAGCTGATCCAGGCAGCGATTATGACCCGACTTCGCTCCGAACGGTCCAGGATTGGATTGTTCGCCGCCAGTTGCT
This genomic stretch from Acidobacteriota bacterium harbors:
- a CDS encoding helix-turn-helix transcriptional regulator; amino-acid sequence: MPEHSTSCLTEHAGDALVKDSTVYLLDGTTAFQVAELFKALADPTRVRIISLLAEKEMCVGEICLLLGMTQSAVSHQLRLLRTLRLVTVRKDGRHAFYVLVDDHIRSLFKQGVEHIQHG
- a CDS encoding efflux RND transporter periplasmic adaptor subunit gives rise to the protein MNVEPEIEDGLRPFKTPVFLRPALFIPLCFVLVAGIVGFIWLRSGNKSATHTDDHAESEHHEAEVILSPEALQAAGITIETVDSKSTAGLIQVTGSVEPNQLQTQQVSSLVSGRLDEVLVILGSRVKTGDVLARLSSPLIAEMHGKLHEAETRLAIAQRTYERVQQVENRVGVLQARARLDEASINLDRTRKLADSGIVAGRDLTAAEAAYKTAKAEFDFQSNINLNREVQEAKAAVETAEVDVAHMRDSLKALGAPVVGEHGDHHEDTAQVTIHSPLSGIVTERLVNAGVGVDPGKPMFTISNLASVWVMASVPVSQIGKLKPNDPATIRTPNPEDQPLTGAINYLDPLINENTRTAWVRIEVNNPKETLRVGMFVTIEFRVKPDASASPHNEVVIPAQAVQQVGNQAIVFLPKADEAGAFEVREVEISEESNGLVRLRTGLQHGEKIVTQGSFTLKTQLLKGEMGEHDH